The proteins below come from a single Mycobacterium parmense genomic window:
- a CDS encoding oxidoreductase: MTSWTAADLPSFAGRTAVITGANSGLGAVTARELARRGAKVILAVRDTGRGQAAARQMSGDLEVRELDLQDLSSVRRFADGVGDKFDLLVNNAGIMASPYALTVDGFESQIGTNHLGHFALTNLLLPKLTDRVVTVSSMAHWAGRIDLDDLNWQRRRYSPWLAYSQSKLANLLFTSELQRRLDAVGSPLRALAAHPGYSHTNLQGATGRKLGDALMSAVTKVVATDADFGARQTLYAVSQDLPGDTFVGPRFGQTGRTQPVGRSRRARDPQLAAALWRLSERLTGIEFSLRFAEGDKPIGHA, translated from the coding sequence ATGACCAGTTGGACCGCCGCCGATCTGCCGTCGTTCGCCGGGCGCACCGCCGTCATCACCGGCGCCAACAGCGGGCTGGGCGCGGTGACGGCCCGCGAGCTGGCGCGCCGGGGCGCCAAGGTGATCCTGGCCGTCCGCGACACCGGCCGGGGCCAGGCCGCGGCGCGGCAGATGAGCGGCGACCTCGAGGTGCGGGAACTCGACCTGCAGGACCTGTCGTCCGTGCGGCGATTCGCCGACGGGGTGGGCGACAAGTTCGACCTGCTGGTCAACAACGCCGGCATCATGGCCTCCCCGTACGCCCTGACCGTCGACGGCTTCGAGAGCCAGATCGGCACCAACCACCTCGGCCATTTCGCGCTGACCAATCTGCTGCTGCCCAAGCTCACGGATCGGGTGGTAACGGTGTCGTCGATGGCGCACTGGGCCGGCAGGATCGACCTCGACGACCTGAACTGGCAGCGACGCAGGTATTCGCCCTGGCTGGCCTACAGCCAGTCGAAGCTGGCCAACCTGTTGTTCACCAGCGAACTGCAACGCCGCCTGGACGCGGTCGGCTCACCGCTTCGCGCGCTGGCTGCCCACCCCGGTTACTCGCACACCAACCTGCAGGGGGCCACCGGCCGCAAACTGGGCGACGCGCTGATGTCGGCGGTCACCAAGGTGGTGGCCACCGACGCCGACTTCGGCGCCCGGCAGACGCTGTACGCGGTGTCGCAGGACCTGCCGGGCGACACGTTCGTCGGTCCCCGGTTCGGCCAGACCGGCCGGACGCAGCCGGTCGGGCGCAGCAGGCGGGCACGGGACCCGCAGCTGGCGGCCGCGCTGTGGCGGCTGTCGGAACGGCTCACCGGCATCGAGTTCTCCCTGCGCTTCGCCGAGGGCGACAAGCCCATCGGGCACGCCTGA
- a CDS encoding ribose-phosphate diphosphokinase codes for MSHDWSDNRKNLMLFSGRAHPELAEQVAKELDVHVTAQTAREFANGEIFVRFHESVRGCDAFVLQSCPAPVNSWLMEQLIMIDALKRGSAKRITAVMPFYPYARQDKKHRGREPISARLVADLLKTAGADRIVTVDLHTDQIQGFFDGPVDHMRGQNLLTGYIRDNYPDGNMVVVSPDSGRVRIAEKWADALGGVPLAFIHKTRDPRVPNQVVSNRVVGEVTGRTCVLIDDMIDTGGTIAGAVKLLRDEGAGDVIIAATHGVLSDPAAERLAACGAREVIVTNTLPIGEEKRFPQLTVLSIAPLVASTIRAVFENGSVTGLFDGDA; via the coding sequence TTGAGCCACGACTGGTCCGATAACCGCAAGAACCTGATGCTTTTCTCGGGCCGCGCTCATCCCGAGCTGGCCGAGCAGGTAGCCAAGGAACTCGACGTCCACGTGACCGCGCAGACGGCGCGCGAGTTCGCCAACGGCGAGATCTTCGTCCGGTTCCACGAGTCGGTCCGGGGCTGCGACGCGTTCGTCCTGCAGTCGTGCCCCGCGCCGGTGAACAGCTGGCTGATGGAACAGCTGATCATGATCGACGCCCTCAAGCGGGGCAGCGCCAAGCGGATCACCGCCGTCATGCCGTTCTATCCCTACGCCCGTCAGGACAAGAAGCACCGCGGACGCGAGCCCATCTCCGCGCGACTGGTCGCCGACCTGCTCAAGACCGCCGGCGCCGACCGGATCGTCACGGTGGACCTGCACACCGACCAGATCCAGGGTTTCTTCGACGGTCCCGTGGACCACATGCGCGGGCAGAACCTGCTGACCGGCTACATCCGGGACAACTACCCCGACGGCAACATGGTGGTCGTCTCCCCCGACTCCGGCCGGGTGCGCATCGCCGAGAAATGGGCCGACGCGCTGGGTGGCGTCCCCCTGGCCTTCATCCACAAGACCCGCGACCCGCGGGTGCCCAACCAGGTGGTGTCCAACCGCGTCGTCGGTGAGGTCACCGGCCGCACCTGCGTGCTGATCGACGACATGATCGACACCGGCGGCACCATCGCCGGCGCGGTGAAGCTGCTGCGCGACGAAGGCGCCGGCGACGTGATCATCGCGGCGACGCACGGCGTGCTGTCCGACCCGGCCGCCGAACGCCTGGCCGCGTGCGGCGCCCGCGAAGTGATCGTCACCAACACGCTGCCGATCGGCGAGGAGAAGCGCTTCCCTCAGCTCACGGTGCTCTCGATCGCCCCGCTGGTCGCCAGCACCATTCGCGCCGTCTTCGAAAACGGCTCGGTCACAGGGCTGTTCGACGGGGACGCGTAG
- a CDS encoding LpqN/LpqT family lipoprotein: MSTRVVVVLATAALTLSAVACGPTSPDYQSILARNSTPSATTTRVDKPVPLSQYLQSIGVTGQQVAPKDLTDLTVSIPTPPDWTRFTNPNIPPETVMISKGAKYPTARLVVFKLMGNFDPAQVIKHGNDDAQLFENFKQLDASTADFNGFPSSMIQGSYDLDGTRLHSWNRIVIATGSPPAGQRYLVQLTVTSLATQAVAQSTDIEAIIHGFVVAAK, translated from the coding sequence GTGAGCACACGCGTCGTGGTGGTGCTCGCGACGGCGGCACTGACGCTGTCCGCGGTCGCCTGCGGCCCGACATCGCCGGACTACCAGTCGATCCTGGCGAGAAACTCCACGCCCAGCGCCACCACCACCCGGGTGGACAAGCCCGTGCCGCTGTCGCAGTATCTGCAGAGCATCGGGGTCACCGGGCAGCAGGTGGCGCCCAAGGACCTCACCGACCTGACGGTCTCGATTCCGACGCCACCGGACTGGACGCGGTTCACCAACCCGAACATCCCACCGGAGACGGTCATGATCTCCAAGGGCGCCAAGTACCCGACCGCCCGGCTCGTGGTGTTCAAGCTGATGGGCAACTTCGACCCGGCCCAGGTGATCAAGCACGGCAACGACGACGCCCAGCTGTTCGAGAACTTCAAACAGCTCGACGCCTCGACGGCGGACTTCAACGGCTTCCCGTCGTCGATGATCCAGGGCAGCTACGACCTCGACGGCACCCGGCTGCACAGCTGGAACCGCATCGTCATCGCCACCGGCTCGCCCCCTGCCGGGCAGCGCTACCTCGTTCAGCTCACGGTCACCAGCCTGGCGACGCAGGCGGTCGCGCAATCGACCGACATCGAGGCGATCATCCACGGATTCGTCGTCGCCGCGAAGTAA
- a CDS encoding 50S ribosomal protein L25/general stress protein Ctc — translation MAKSAVNQLKVSVRTETGKGASRRARRDGKIPAVLYGHGTDPQHLELPGHDFAAVLRYAGTNAVLTLDIEGKEQLALTKALDIHPIRRSIQHADLLVVRRGEKVVVEVRVVIEGDPVPGTLVTQDANAIEIEADAMSIPEQLTVSVEGVEPGTQFTAGQISLPSGVNLISDPELLVVNVVTAPTAEQLEEEGAGEVPQREEEAAQAFDADEPAEESE, via the coding sequence ATGGCCAAGTCAGCAGTCAACCAATTGAAGGTCTCGGTGCGAACCGAGACGGGCAAGGGCGCCTCCCGGCGCGCCCGCCGCGATGGCAAGATTCCCGCCGTCCTCTACGGTCACGGCACCGACCCGCAGCACCTGGAACTGCCCGGCCACGACTTCGCGGCCGTGCTGCGGTACGCGGGCACCAACGCGGTGCTGACGCTCGACATCGAGGGCAAGGAGCAGCTGGCGCTGACCAAGGCGCTCGACATCCACCCGATCCGGCGCTCCATCCAGCACGCGGATCTGCTGGTCGTGCGCCGCGGCGAGAAGGTCGTCGTGGAGGTCAGGGTCGTCATCGAGGGTGACCCCGTGCCCGGCACCCTGGTCACCCAGGACGCCAACGCCATCGAGATCGAGGCCGACGCCATGTCGATCCCCGAGCAGTTGACGGTGTCCGTCGAGGGCGTCGAACCGGGCACCCAGTTCACCGCCGGCCAGATCTCCCTGCCGTCGGGTGTCAACCTGATCTCCGATCCCGAGCTGCTGGTGGTCAACGTGGTCACCGCACCGACCGCCGAGCAACTCGAGGAAGAGGGCGCGGGCGAGGTTCCCCAGCGGGAAGAGGAAGCCGCGCAGGCCTTCGACGCCGACGAGCCGGCCGAAGAGTCCGAGTAG